One Pseudonocardia sediminis DNA window includes the following coding sequences:
- a CDS encoding AI-2E family transporter, with amino-acid sequence MSDTPNTGPGLPPGALAGPAGALPAAQAGAFPTTAPDGTHARQIPPALALATGLAWRGLLLAAAVAVLLWVVAQLSLLVIPVVIALILAALLSPAARLVGRVPYMPHAVATGIVVIGGLAVFGGILWLVVAAFLNGLPDLSTQLGQSFVALQNWLSNGPLHVDNQQLNAVTSSALSTLQRNQAELATNVLGAVGTVGEIATETLLTLFVLAFFIHDGGRIWRWILSAVPRAARTRTDIAGRRAFASLVGYTRAIVVVAAVDAITAGVGLWLIGVPLAVPLATLIFFGAFIPTLGAVVTGIVAVLIALVTGGWVDALLVAGLLLLVQNIEGYVLQPLLLGRSVKLHPLAVVLPIAGGLILAGIPGALLAVPLVTLADASVRSINRASDKWLADPSTIDPLDPRSARPDNHPEISGAT; translated from the coding sequence ATGAGCGACACACCGAACACCGGGCCCGGACTGCCGCCCGGCGCCCTCGCCGGGCCGGCCGGTGCGCTGCCCGCCGCCCAGGCCGGTGCGTTCCCGACGACCGCCCCGGACGGCACCCACGCCCGGCAGATCCCCCCGGCGCTGGCGCTGGCCACCGGCCTGGCCTGGCGCGGCCTGCTCCTGGCAGCCGCGGTGGCGGTACTGCTGTGGGTCGTCGCGCAGCTGTCGCTGCTGGTGATCCCGGTGGTGATCGCACTGATCCTGGCCGCACTGCTGAGCCCGGCGGCCCGGCTCGTCGGGCGCGTCCCGTACATGCCGCACGCGGTCGCCACCGGGATCGTGGTGATCGGGGGCCTGGCCGTGTTCGGCGGGATCCTCTGGCTCGTCGTCGCGGCGTTCCTCAACGGACTCCCCGACCTGTCCACCCAACTCGGACAGAGCTTCGTCGCGTTGCAGAACTGGCTGTCCAACGGACCGCTGCACGTAGACAACCAGCAGCTCAACGCCGTCACCTCGAGCGCCCTGAGCACGCTGCAGCGCAACCAGGCCGAGCTGGCGACGAACGTGCTCGGCGCCGTCGGCACGGTCGGCGAGATCGCGACCGAAACGCTGCTGACCCTGTTCGTGCTGGCCTTCTTCATCCACGACGGCGGCCGGATCTGGCGCTGGATCCTCTCGGCGGTCCCCCGGGCCGCCCGCACCCGCACCGACATCGCCGGACGGCGGGCGTTCGCCTCGCTGGTCGGCTACACCCGGGCGATCGTCGTGGTCGCCGCCGTGGACGCGATCACCGCCGGCGTCGGGCTCTGGCTGATCGGCGTCCCGCTCGCGGTCCCGCTCGCCACGCTGATCTTCTTCGGCGCGTTCATCCCGACCCTCGGCGCCGTCGTCACCGGCATCGTCGCCGTCCTGATCGCGCTGGTCACCGGCGGCTGGGTGGACGCCCTGCTGGTCGCGGGCCTGCTGCTGCTCGTGCAGAACATCGAGGGCTACGTCCTGCAGCCGCTGCTGCTCGGCCGGTCGGTCAAGCTGCACCCGCTGGCCGTCGTGCTGCCGATCGCCGGTGGGCTGATCCTCGCCGGGATCCCCGGGGCGCTGCTCGCGGTCCCGCTGGTCACGCTGGCCGACGCGAGCGTCCGCTCGATCAACCGGGCGTCGGACAAGTGGCTGGCCGATCCCTCCACGATCGACCCGCTGGACCCGCGCTCCGCCCGGCCGGACAACCATCCCGAGATCTCCGGCGCGACCTGA
- a CDS encoding sensor histidine kinase yields the protein MSGTAGSRTATPSLRRRVTGSVLGLFAVLLVLVGVLVDVVLGAQLRRDLDTRLSDRVTQAEQLAQSGAAPPVLVSRLQGQDIRVRVVTADGDSYGDPGLGPLGLSSSPPPPGPAAGPEADPGATRPSGAPGPPRPGPPGPDDDVGPPTPPDATSSTVTRTLPDGSQLVLVADTTAITDVRTQLRAVLAVSALVALVLALVAVALTVRVAMRPLDRMTGLARRITAGDRGSRLRPDRPRTDLGAAAASFDDMLDALEDAESRARESADRTRRFLSDAAHELRTPLAGITAVAETIGSRSTDDERQQRRAALLLRETRQAAQLVSDMLDLARIDGGLALQRTGTDLAGLVATEADRTRVLAPALDVAVTGTQPLPAYVDPVRVTQILSNLLDNARRHTPADGTITVTLERAGDEARVTVRNTGTPIADADRERIFDRLVRLQDSRDRDSGGAGLGLSIARGLARAHGGDLICPPDGDGATFRLAVPLGAASG from the coding sequence GTGAGCGGGACGGCGGGTTCCCGGACCGCCACCCCGTCGTTGCGGCGGCGGGTCACCGGCTCCGTCCTGGGCCTGTTCGCCGTCCTGCTCGTGCTGGTCGGGGTGCTGGTCGACGTCGTGCTGGGCGCCCAGCTGCGGCGCGACCTCGACACGCGCCTGTCCGACCGGGTCACCCAGGCCGAGCAGCTCGCGCAGAGCGGCGCCGCGCCGCCGGTGCTGGTGTCGCGGCTGCAGGGCCAGGACATCCGGGTGCGCGTGGTGACGGCGGACGGGGACAGCTACGGCGACCCGGGCCTCGGCCCGCTCGGCCTGTCCTCCTCCCCCCCTCCCCCCGGACCGGCTGCGGGACCGGAAGCCGACCCGGGCGCGACGAGGCCCAGCGGCGCGCCGGGACCCCCGCGACCCGGACCGCCCGGACCGGACGACGACGTCGGGCCCCCGACCCCGCCGGACGCGACGAGCAGCACCGTCACCCGCACGTTGCCCGACGGATCGCAGCTGGTCCTGGTCGCCGACACCACCGCGATCACCGACGTCCGCACCCAGCTGCGTGCGGTGCTCGCCGTCTCCGCGCTGGTCGCGCTCGTGCTCGCCCTGGTGGCGGTCGCGCTGACGGTCCGGGTCGCGATGCGGCCGCTGGACCGGATGACCGGCCTGGCCCGCCGGATCACCGCCGGCGACCGCGGCTCCCGGCTGCGCCCGGACCGGCCGCGGACCGACCTCGGCGCCGCCGCCGCGTCGTTCGACGACATGCTCGACGCCCTGGAGGACGCCGAGAGCCGGGCCCGCGAGTCGGCGGACCGGACCCGTCGCTTCCTCTCCGACGCCGCGCACGAGCTGCGCACGCCGCTGGCCGGGATCACCGCTGTCGCCGAGACGATCGGGAGCCGGTCCACCGACGACGAGCGGCAGCAGCGACGGGCCGCGCTCCTGCTGCGCGAGACCCGGCAGGCGGCGCAGCTGGTCTCGGACATGCTCGACCTCGCCCGGATCGACGGGGGCCTCGCCCTGCAGCGCACCGGCACCGACCTGGCCGGGCTCGTCGCCACCGAGGCAGACCGGACACGGGTCCTGGCACCCGCCCTGGACGTCGCGGTCACCGGAACGCAGCCGCTGCCGGCGTACGTCGACCCCGTCCGCGTCACCCAGATCCTGTCCAACCTGCTGGACAACGCGCGCCGCCACACCCCGGCCGACGGCACGATCACCGTCACGCTCGAACGGGCCGGCGACGAGGCCCGGGTCACCGTCCGCAACACCGGGACCCCGATCGCCGACGCCGACCGGGAACGAATCTTCGACCGGTTGGTCCGCCTGCAGGACTCCCGCGACCGCGACTCCGGCGGCGCCGGACTGGGCCTGTCGATCGCACGTGGACTGGCCCGTGCGCACGGCGGCGACCTGATCTGCCCGCCCGACGGCGACGGCGCCACGTTCCGGCTCGCGGTACCGCTCGGCGCGGCGAGCGGGTGA
- a CDS encoding response regulator transcription factor, translated as MAARPTQSTAPRVLVLEDSEAIRESVVDALADAGYVAGGRVDGSALEDLLDSFRPDLVVLDVMLPGGRDGFELIPVVREHGDAGIVMLTARDALPDRLRGLDSGADDYVIKPFLLDELLSRIAAVLRRRGRMPSAIQVGDLVLDPDAGIATRAGVVLDLSATELRLLGYLAAQRNRTVSKHQILGAVWGYEAYDPNLVEVYVSGLRRKLEAHGPRIVHTVRGLGYTLRPAT; from the coding sequence ATGGCTGCACGACCGACCCAGAGCACCGCGCCGCGGGTGCTGGTGCTCGAGGACTCCGAGGCGATCCGCGAGTCCGTCGTGGACGCGCTCGCCGACGCCGGGTACGTCGCCGGCGGGCGGGTGGACGGCTCCGCGCTGGAGGACCTCCTCGACTCGTTCCGGCCGGACCTGGTCGTCCTCGACGTGATGCTGCCCGGCGGGCGCGACGGCTTCGAGCTGATCCCGGTCGTCCGCGAGCACGGCGACGCCGGGATCGTCATGCTCACCGCCCGCGACGCGCTGCCGGACCGCCTGCGCGGCCTCGACTCCGGCGCCGACGACTACGTGATCAAACCCTTCCTCCTCGACGAGCTGCTGTCCCGGATCGCGGCGGTGCTGCGACGACGCGGGCGGATGCCGTCGGCGATCCAGGTCGGTGACCTGGTGCTGGACCCCGACGCCGGGATCGCGACCCGGGCCGGCGTCGTGCTCGACCTGTCCGCGACCGAGCTCCGGCTGCTCGGCTACCTGGCCGCGCAGCGCAACCGGACCGTGAGCAAGCACCAGATCCTCGGCGCGGTGTGGGGCTACGAGGCCTACGACCCGAACCTCGTCGAGGTCTACGTCTCCGGGCTCCGCCGCAAGCTCGAGGCGCACGGCCCGCGGATCGTGCACACCGTCCGCGGTCTCGGCTACACGCTGCGGCCCGCGACGTGA
- a CDS encoding GNAT family N-acetyltransferase gives MARTVTTVVRRGGAGRRSGTIPVVPLAVLDSLDPPVVLRRAVAADVAPVVALLAADQLGAGRESHADDDLAPYLSAFAEIDADPSQLLVVAETPEIPVAGTLQLSIIPGLSRRGASRAQIEAVRVHADLRGRGLGEAMIRWTVDEARRRGCRLVQLTTDKSRTDAHRFYERLGFTASHEGMKLSLDR, from the coding sequence ATGGCGCGGACGGTGACGACCGTCGTGCGCCGTGGCGGAGCGGGGCGCCGGTCCGGCACGATCCCGGTCGTGCCGCTCGCCGTTCTCGACTCCCTCGATCCGCCCGTCGTCCTGCGCCGCGCGGTGGCCGCCGACGTGGCGCCGGTGGTGGCCCTGCTCGCCGCCGACCAGCTCGGCGCGGGCCGCGAGTCCCACGCCGACGACGACCTCGCCCCCTACCTGAGCGCGTTCGCCGAGATCGACGCGGACCCGTCGCAGCTGCTCGTCGTGGCCGAGACCCCGGAGATCCCGGTGGCGGGGACGCTGCAGCTCAGCATCATCCCCGGCCTGTCCCGCCGAGGGGCGTCCCGCGCGCAGATCGAGGCGGTCCGGGTGCACGCCGACCTGCGCGGCCGAGGACTGGGCGAGGCCATGATCCGCTGGACGGTCGACGAGGCGCGCCGGCGCGGGTGCCGGCTGGTGCAGCTCACCACCGACAAGTCCCGCACCGACGCGCACCGCTTCTACGAGCGCCTCGGCTTCACGGCCTCGCACGAGGGCATGAAGCTCTCCCTCGACCGGTAG
- a CDS encoding alpha/beta hydrolase, giving the protein MHPEAQGLLDALAQAGMPPFPQMSVPQARAAAAGFLDLQGEAEPISVESRTIPGPGGDIPVRIYTPDGAGPKPLVVYFHGGGWVIGDLDTVDKPVRMLANRSGAVFVSVDYRLAPEHVHPAAFDDAYAATVWASENAASLGADAARLAVAGDSAGGHLAASVAQAARDRRGPALAAQILFFPVTDFDFSTPSYTENASGYLLERGSMEWFWAHYLGAQDAAGDRYLCPGRTADLTGLPPAFVATAEYDPLRDEGETYATRLAEAGVDVTARRYDGMLHDFLWTLGATPAGLGIVDDAAAALKAAVKS; this is encoded by the coding sequence GTGCACCCCGAAGCCCAAGGACTGCTCGACGCGCTCGCGCAGGCCGGCATGCCGCCGTTCCCCCAGATGTCCGTCCCGCAGGCACGTGCCGCCGCGGCCGGGTTCCTGGACCTGCAGGGCGAGGCCGAGCCGATCTCCGTCGAGAGCCGCACCATCCCCGGACCCGGTGGCGACATCCCGGTCCGCATCTACACACCGGACGGTGCCGGCCCCAAGCCGCTGGTCGTCTACTTCCACGGTGGAGGCTGGGTGATCGGCGACCTGGACACGGTGGACAAGCCGGTCCGGATGCTGGCCAATCGCTCCGGGGCCGTCTTCGTGTCCGTCGACTACCGGCTCGCCCCCGAGCACGTGCACCCCGCCGCCTTCGACGACGCCTACGCCGCGACCGTCTGGGCCTCGGAGAACGCCGCGTCGCTCGGCGCCGACGCGGCCCGTCTCGCCGTGGCCGGTGACTCCGCGGGCGGGCACCTCGCCGCCTCGGTCGCACAGGCCGCCCGGGACCGTCGCGGTCCCGCCCTGGCCGCGCAGATCCTGTTCTTCCCGGTCACCGACTTCGACTTCTCCACCCCCTCCTACACCGAGAACGCCTCGGGCTACCTGCTCGAACGCGGGTCGATGGAATGGTTCTGGGCGCACTACCTCGGAGCCCAGGACGCGGCCGGCGACCGCTACCTGTGCCCCGGCCGCACCGCCGACCTCACGGGGCTGCCCCCGGCGTTCGTCGCCACCGCGGAGTACGACCCGCTGCGCGACGAGGGCGAGACCTACGCGACCCGGCTGGCGGAGGCCGGTGTGGACGTCACCGCCCGGCGCTACGACGGGATGCTGCACGACTTCCTGTGGACGCTCGGTGCGACACCGGCCGGCCTCGGGATCGTCGACGACGCGGCCGCGGCACTCAAGGCGGCCGTCAAGTCCTGA
- a CDS encoding dodecin yields the protein MANTYRVTEIVGTSPEGVDAAIRAGISDASKTLKNLDWAEVTEIRLHLEEGSVEHFQVGLKVGFKIEE from the coding sequence ATGGCTAACACCTACCGCGTGACCGAGATCGTCGGCACCTCCCCCGAAGGCGTCGACGCGGCCATCCGTGCCGGCATCAGCGACGCCTCCAAGACCCTCAAGAACCTCGACTGGGCCGAGGTCACCGAGATCCGCCTGCACCTGGAGGAGGGCTCCGTGGAGCACTTCCAGGTCGGGCTCAAGGTCGGCTTCAAGATCGAGGAGTGA
- a CDS encoding TetR/AcrR family transcriptional regulator: MGDPVRGAVLDRRQEILSGAAEVFSEFGYHRARMSQIAGSSGITGPALYRHFPGKEALLAAVIEAGTDVVDDLLQKAVTDGGDAAGLLDRTICGLSRAAVEYHYFGIILQRDARHLPEPDRSRSAARWTGLVDEFATRIGAVRTDLSHDDAEFLGRAMLAVAASPSTYRVRGVTDARRRRVLTGMLTSVVNADVGRPAPDAVRRRPPDIAALADRASRREAIIGVSNRLFRRRGFHGVSIEDIADAAGVTGPTVYSYFDSKADLLATSCHRGAAWLELEVENVLACADDPSGRLDGVLRSLAGFAIRHGDTMAMLVREVPNLPPDGVRIARRDRVDYTAEVVRLVRAERPGLDEPTARILARGSIAVVNELACAGRYGSRPDLEQELGDLALRTVRAEI, from the coding sequence ATGGGGGACCCGGTGCGTGGCGCAGTTCTCGACCGTCGTCAGGAGATACTGAGCGGAGCCGCCGAGGTCTTCAGCGAGTTCGGATATCACCGGGCCCGCATGTCGCAGATCGCCGGTTCGAGCGGAATCACCGGCCCGGCCCTGTACCGGCATTTTCCGGGCAAGGAAGCCCTGCTCGCGGCCGTGATCGAGGCGGGGACCGATGTCGTCGACGATCTTCTCCAGAAAGCCGTGACGGACGGTGGTGATGCCGCCGGGCTGCTGGACCGCACCATCTGCGGGCTCTCGCGTGCGGCTGTGGAGTACCACTACTTCGGCATCATTCTGCAGCGCGACGCGCGCCATCTGCCGGAGCCGGACCGCAGCAGGAGCGCCGCGCGGTGGACCGGGCTCGTCGACGAGTTCGCGACCAGGATCGGCGCGGTGCGTACCGACCTCTCGCACGACGACGCCGAGTTCCTGGGCCGCGCGATGCTGGCCGTCGCCGCGTCGCCGTCGACCTACCGGGTCCGCGGCGTTACCGACGCACGCCGGCGGCGCGTGCTGACCGGGATGCTGACGAGTGTCGTGAACGCCGACGTCGGGCGGCCCGCCCCCGACGCCGTCCGACGGCGGCCTCCGGACATCGCCGCGCTCGCCGACCGCGCCTCCCGGCGGGAGGCGATCATCGGGGTGTCGAACCGGTTGTTCCGCCGCCGCGGGTTCCACGGCGTGAGCATCGAGGACATCGCGGACGCGGCCGGCGTCACCGGCCCCACGGTCTACAGCTACTTCGACAGCAAGGCCGACCTGCTCGCCACGTCCTGTCACCGGGGAGCGGCGTGGCTCGAGCTGGAGGTCGAGAACGTCCTCGCGTGCGCCGACGATCCGTCCGGACGCCTCGACGGGGTACTGCGGTCCCTCGCCGGGTTCGCGATCCGCCACGGGGACACGATGGCGATGCTCGTACGGGAGGTGCCCAACCTGCCGCCCGACGGGGTGCGGATCGCCCGCCGCGACCGGGTCGACTACACCGCCGAGGTCGTACGCCTGGTGCGCGCCGAGAGGCCCGGGCTCGACGAGCCGACCGCGCGGATCCTGGCCCGCGGCTCCATCGCCGTCGTCAACGAGCTGGCGTGCGCCGGTCGGTACGGCAGTCGGCCGGACCTGGAACAGGAGCTCGGGGACCTCGCGCTGCGCACCGTCCGCGCCGAGATCTGA